ATAGCTCAGATACATAGAGCTTGTCATAAGAAATTTGATGTGTGGTACTCAGCAGCTGTTAGTGTTAATTAGTACCCATTGTGAtttgtcctggccaaatcccagatctggctctcgcaaacttgccactaaaaatcatccccagacttaattggctaaataaatgttctctccctctctaccttcgctaatgtgtggtgagcgttctggcgcaaattggctgccgtgcttcacccaggtgggtgctacacattggtggtgggtgaggtgagttccccttcactgtaaagcactttgagcatttggaaaagtgctatataaatgtaattattattattattattattattattattattaataataatgttgatgaaagaaaaaaaaatgcaaagctaAAACAGTAAatctacaattttttttatttgataacaCATTGCGTTATTAGCATAATGATAAATTGAGACCGTGAGAAAATTACTCAGTGTTTTACATTAGAgccgtttttgttttcttttgttttttttttttttgttttttttcatgcaagCCCGCATGCATGGAGTTGTGCTTGTCCTTAAAGGCCAAAGAAGTAGATAACAAGTGGTTTCAGCGTGGTTAGAATTTTGGTGGGCTTTTGTTTCTTAAAAGCAGTCGGCAGATTAAAAAACCACGCAGCCTCGCTGTTGTTTGTGCGCAAACAGTTAACGTCTGAGATGGTTGAGACACAGCCTTGGACGGCCTGCTTCTCTTTCAAACAGTTTAATTGCGGTTATTTTTGCGGGTTTTTTCAGTTTCGAGCGTTCGAAATGGCAGAGAAacggttgtgtgtgtggcgaAAGTGTGTTCCATTCTGAACGGAAACTCGCCCTTTGGCTTTTGGCGTGAGCACGCATATCTGTAAGCAGTCCGTCTTATCTGGCAGACGAACCCGGACTGACACACTTCCACCACCTGGTTCTGCGGACATGCCACAGGTTCTCCATTTCATACTCTTCGCTCTGTCCTGCAGTGAGTACTAAATTAGcctatatatatttcaaatgtataaaaatataaatacataaatataatctGGGTATTTTGGCACTTGTCAGAGATTCTGTTTTAATTCGACCTCTTTGTTTATTGCAGCGGGTTCCGTCTCTTGCTCGATCGTGTTCGCCAGAGCGGGTGAGGATGTCACACTCAGTTGCCAGTGTTCCAAGGGCGGTGGCTGTTACGACCAGCTTGTCCGCTGGGTTCGAATGAATTCGGAAGAGGTGCAAATTATCGATACTAAATGCGAGAAATCGCCGTGCCGATTCACCAGCAAAAGAACAGACGATATCTGGGTTGCCCTTACGATTTTACAGGTGGAATCAGGGGATTCTGGGCGGTATTACTGTGGAGAGTACCTCAGTAGCTACCTCGAGTTTACCGATAATGGGACCGTTTTAACGGTCGGAGGTGAGTAAAAACCACGTCCCCAAGTAGTTTTGACCcgaaaaaattatattttggtcTAAATTGTGGGGAAATGTCAGAATAGGATCCTTACAAGGAATCTatgtaaaaacacataaattGCTGACCAAACACACTTCGCACATGCAGCCTAAAACAGTGGCTGACAAGGCTTGTAGTCCACCTTAGTGGTTTTCAGCCTTAGTCCTGGAGGCACAAAACCATCGTGCTGTTTATTCATTGCTTGGCGAAGAGGTTGAATTTGATCAAAACTTTATTGGATTGGAGTTGCATTGTTTTAAGGAATTGGTGGGCTCAGCCTAAAATTTTAAAGGCATCATAGTAGGCTATAAGGTCTATTAATCAGCCGAGGGGTAGAGAAGCAGACTGACTTGCATATGTGATGCAAATATTGAACGTCTTGCCATATGTATGCGTCTCCCAAAACTATGGAATGCTGAGAGAAGGATTCTCAACATCCAGGGTTTCCAGACAAGTTTGGTTGTACTGAGAGACATTATGTCACTTGCAGTCGCGATTAGATCAAAGACCCCCCAAGTGTACCGATTGTGGTGTCACGGGGATCCACACAGGGTACTCAAGCATgaataactattaaaaaaaacaccaagatTGTGTCCAATAGGCCACACTACGGCAGCGGCTCAGATTTAATTTTTCAGGTGTGGCCAAccatgtgttcatttattagTGTTAAGGCACTGGGCAGCAAACGAGTTTTAATGGGCGAAGAATACTAGGCTGAAAAAATCTTCTCCGATAAATCAAAAGTAGGTTACAACTGTAAAAACTGTTTATGGTTGGTAGAAACTTCAAACAAACGTGCAATTTGTTGCGAATGGGATCCGACTAATCAAACAAAACGGAGACCACAACGaatgtttgtaaagaaaaaacgTTTATTGAAATTGGAATAAATGCacgtgtgtggatgcatgtaggctatgagtgtgtgtgcgtatgtctggatatgtgtgcgagtgagatgtgtaattaaaaaataaaaaaaagttggaacaaaacacaatgttGCCACTTTCCGGATCCTGGATCCTGAGTTCATTAAGCCACAGACAACCCAGAATGCTTGACGttattgttaataaaataaatctatccAGGCCCACTTGCCCATTATTTTAGCTGAAATAAAAAGATTTCAGAGACTTCAGACAAAAGAGGGATGATTGTTGGAACATGTTTGGCCAGAGCTTCAGTGATACGGACGGCCGAACTTACGGATGTTTCATAAGGAATCGTGGCTAAGGTGATGGCATGCATGTCGGAAAGATGTCTTCAGCTAGAGGCATCTGTGGTTTAACTGTAATGCCCGTAAATTGGTTCAAGATGCAAGGAAATCAGACAAGCAATTCTGAATCATTTCACTACAAATTTGAACTTGAGAGCATGAGCTCGCAGTTTCATCGAGAACAGCGAGGAGAAGTACAACACAGAGAGGGATGCTATGTTTGGTGTTTCCTATATATTTGGAGTTGCCCGTTcaacaaatatgtaattttagGAATATATCTGCAGCTATACTAAACTGTAGCTAATTGGTTTGTTTTGTAATCTGTTGTTGAAATTGCATCTATTTATGGCACAATAGGGCAGAAAAGGGCTCTTCTAGTAGCAGaatgttttcattaataattaattaaaaaagcaaacatttgggCAACAAATTCAACCTGAAGATGCAATGTGACCTGTACCTGTAATTCAGAAGGATTGTTGCTATGGTATCCTTTCACTGATCCTGAGACAAATTAAACTGAGCTGAGAATTCAGATGTGACTGTGGGGAGCATTTATTTAATCCTGATGGCACATTgttctgaaataattttaaatattttcagcttaattGTATTCTGTTCATCCATTTCACTATGTATTAGTAGacactgaaattaaacaaaaacctgtaaaGATGAAGGagaattatttaacatttatttgccCTAATCTGTTGTATTGTTCTTGAGCAGATGTCTGGACAAACAGCAGTGAATTGCATTTGCTGAATGAATGGACAGGTGAGGGTGGAAGCCCAGAGCTGGATTGGAGTGAAGCTCAAACGTCAAACAGTAGTCAAGAGTTTATGTCTAAATGGAGGTATGAGACTAAAGCGAGTGACTTCCTGGATGTACGGCACACTGAGTTGCGCTGTGTAGCGACCAGACTCAGTGCCCCCTGGGTAAATATCTACTGGCGGTCGACCCGCGAATCATGGGAAAAAACTGGCCAGACCTCGTCTTTGTCAGCCACCGAGAGAGGGTAAGTGGGGTTCAGGGAAATTTTTGCATTCAAATGGACTATTCttattttgcataaaaatatgcatttgaggCCTTCTGAGTCAGTCAGTTGGTGAAGGCATAAACATAGCTATCGTAAGTCTGAACCTGTCATTACCTAACTATAACCTGCAGTCCGCAGTGCAGGGCAGAATTGGCCTCATCCTACCAGGGGTTGGGTGTGCTAAGTCATCTTGAGTTAACCTTGCATGAACTCCACCCATTAACAAGGTGCCCAGTGCAGTTACTATCAGTGAGAGACGCATCTGTCCTCTGACTGGTGCTTGTTCTCTTGTAGTAATGTGTGGCCTGCACGCTGTAAAATAGTCCCTGACTCTACAGAGCTGCTTACTGTTTATAGATAAACATTAGCCCTCCTTTACCTCttccttacaaaaaaaaatgtaaggaaGAGGGTGAGCATGGGTATGACAGGcttaaatatgcaatatgtctctaaattaataatatttacgAAGTCCATGAAAATAATTCTAATCTTTTTGAAcccaattttttccccccgttgGAGAAGCACataatcgtctagaatgtgattgtatggtgtagcattaagatttgccctcactggaactaaagggccgagccaaaaccatgaaaaacaggcccagaccaaggggtgtccagacacttttggtcatatagtgtgcATAAGGAAAGAAAGATGTACAAGTAGTCTATGCTTCTCTCTGACTTCCTGCTTTATTGTTTACAGGTACAGGGTAGAGAGCCAGTTGCGAATTGGACTAAAAGTGAAGTCTGACTgggaggatgaggatgaagatGAGTATGAGTACGAGCACGAGTACGGGTACCCAGATAAGATGGTGGAAATGGATGAAGAATTGTGGTGTGAGGTCCAGGTTGGGGTGAATGTCTCTGTTCAGAGCCCAAAGTTTTCATTCCGTCAACGAACCCATACTGACTCTGGTTAGTACGAGTACACACTTTGtctatctgtctttctgtctgtcggtctgtctgtctatctaaaTGACATCCTATTATTAATAGTCATCATTTGAATAAACAATTAAGGACATTAACAGGCTGTGCTTATacatcttattttttaaaaagctaaacatCTGCATGTAGGTAGACGTAGGCAACCAGCATGAGAACATGGCACACTACAATCTAACCACAAGACAGCCACCTGCTGTCTATGGATGTTATTGCACTTGAAACGTACTTCATAATTCCATGGCaatgaatttatgaatgaatgtatgaatgtgtcCAATATGTCATtgtaaatttaatataataGCCTTGATTGtcagtatgtttgtgtatagCTACTATAATAGTCCAATATGGTTCTATGTGATTTTCAGAATGGTGCAATGGAGTCCTATCTGGTGAAATAGCCttttgtgtgctctgtgtgtgccttCTCACCCTGCTCATCTATCACTGTCTCTGCCACCAGCACAAAGGTATGCTGTTCATGCTCCCCTAACACTGAAGaagaaaatgtgtgaatgacATGCCAGTAAACACTACATACAGTGACTGAAAGAAATTATAGAGGTATGAGAAATTAGAGGTGTGTTACTCCCCTGTGTTTCAGGTTCAGAACCATCAGCGACAGAAGCGTCACCAACACTGAACTCTTGCGTAAGCATTTCACATGTACTGTCACATGAACAGCATCTTCCCATAACAGAATAAAGTATTTCATTTAGCTAAAGTTACAAATCACATCCATGCATGTCTTTGCAGAGAGATGTGTCCTCGTACATCACCTATGCTCATCTGGATATCAAGAAACAACTCAAGACAGAGAGACGACAAAGACAGAAGAGCAGACAGAAGAACAGTCAGGAAGACAGACTGGTGGACAGCGAAGTGAGATACAAATGTGAAGAAAGAGTACTGCATGGGTGAAAGACTGAGAACTGCTTGTGtggagatggaaagagaggcAAACAAAGACAGGCAGTCAATTAGGTTTGAAaatcctgtgtttctgtctctcattGTAAACTTGCAGGGTTTGTCATTTCTACCCAACCTTCTCATTTTGGGGAAacattaacagaaatatttGCCTCCGTAAGAACAGTGCTTCCTAAATgtttattacatcacatttcGTTTGAagatctttttttctgcagcaagacaaaataacacaatttaTGCGCTACTTGTCACaatgtttcataatttttcTGTTGATTGATGAGAAATGTGCAGACTGTGCTGGATTTATCTTAAGTGAATTGTTTGGGCAATTACTTTGTTGCCTTAGCTCATGTTTTATATGatgaattattcagtcattaattattaaaaatgttccattttttctcagctcaaaataaatTCCTGTGATGCTAACTGTGCATCTTGTTTCTGCTATCTGGAGAGTAAAAGATGCTGATATTGTATCTGTGTTACCAGCAGATATAAAAGGTTTATGTTCACGCTGTAAGTACAAAAGATTTGCTTCAGCTATTGTAAAGAGGAGATCACTTGTTCATACTGAAACTCCAGTATTGTCTTGTCCTGTTCAAAAGTTCATTTCATCACCAAACTCATTCTTCAAGTTAATCCTTTTTTTGAAGTAACCCAGCTGTTGCTAACTGCAGCATGGAGGCACATTGGTTAGCACTGCTGCCTCACAGGAAGGGGGTTCAGCCCAGATCCCCTATGCATGGAGTTGGCCTGTTCTCCCTGTGCtcctgtgggtttcctctgggtacacAGGTTTCCTTCCCCAGTCAAACGGCATATAGCCCTTGGCCAACACATGAAAATTTAGCCTCCCTGGCTAAGTCACGTTTGCAGAAATGTTATTAATAGGCATTGACCttgtcaaataaacaaataaattagctTTAATTGTcagtaatttaattatgtttttattctattaaattttatttttatgctgaGTCTGAAAGCTTTCTAAAGTTTGCAAGTTTGCGCTGCTGTGGCCATTGCCAGGACTTTTCGTACACCTTAACCACCTTGctagaaagaaagaggaggagataaaagaaaatacagtgtGCCGTGAAAAATGTGGTTCAGGAAGCAAACTATTCTTGAGGACAGactgagaaggaggaggaaatcGCCAGACctcaaaacatttgtaaatgtaacTCAGTCTCAAGGATTTTcaatttgcatgtgaaaatcAAGAAATACGAAGGACACGAAAGGACATTCTAAAAGGCCTAATGTGAAAACCGCTTATggcggacaaaaaaaaaaaattgatattgatggaaaaaaatgaatgtgttcccATGTGTTGGACACTGGACACCATAGGCCTTAGTAATGGTGAAAAAAAGTATAtctgttcagtttttaaaaattaatttagtgaACAACTGCAAAAAAGAGGGCTTAATGagatcattttaaacagaaaaactgaaaaagtcaTGAGACTTCACTATATTCAGAGAGGAATGTGCAAGATAAAtcaggaagttttttttaaccatcaaAGTTGTAATTTAGGTGAAAACTAAGGCttaatgtagtttaatgacATAACATCATAGTAAAGACATGTATGTTTTATTCAGGCAGCAGGGGTATGTACGGAGCGAAAGTTCCAACTCAAAATAAACTTGTGGCCAAAAAAGCTTAACGGCCTAATACTGGTGTTGACCAATCTCAAAAAAGCTCTCATAGAAATGTAACCTGGGGCTGAGAATGTCTAATTGCCACACCCAAATTTGGAACAGCAActgtctgcaaccacagccatATTGATGTGGGAACCTCACTGCCTGGGTCTGCCCCTTTTGCACACAGAGCTCTACGTTAGGAAACGGACGTAGCCACCTGCTTCTCTTGCCAaagtcagaaaatgaaagccagGTACAAGAAGCTCTAAAAGCTGTTGAAAGGTTCtcatcacccatgtgaaaaaatggtATGGCAAAATATACCTGaactatattattttatacttgaAGTATTATTAAAGTTTATATAAAGTGTGCTGAGAGTACTATTTTCCACATGGGGATCTGATTGTGAACATGAGAAAATATGCTCGGAAATGCTCACCTGGCTCGACAATACCTGACTTCCCTGTAAGGGACACGGTTACCTACCTGGGGACAGGGATTAATAAAACCAGCAAGGGTATGAGGGATATGAATTTGAATCATATTGCTGATGCAATTAGGAGTACATTTAATTCATAGTTAGCGAGAGATCTCTTTCTGCATTCTAGGACTCTGTTACAAATGGAGGAAATCTTGCAAGAGTGTCATATGTTTTTTCATCACTAGAGGCCCCCAAAACTATGTGTCATATGTCAACTACTTTCGATAGATTGCAATTTCATCTGGATAAATAAACCCAtagtataaaaaaagaagcaatcaACAATGAATCAAGGACAGAATGTGTTAGATTATAGTTTTTAAATCAAGTAATTAATATtagtaggacggagtgtagcacagtgggtaaggaactgggcttgtaactgaaaggttgcaggggtttcccgggtaggacactgctgttgtacccttgagcaaggtacttaaccgaaatggatactatgtaaaatgctatgtaaaaagttgtgtaagtctctctggataagagcgtctgctaaatgcctgtaatgtaaagttggATAGAAAGATACATGGTTAACCCTATAATCTCTGGGATATACTTCCCAATTTAGTTTTTCAAAGATTAGATGGTTTTAATGTCCTTCTTTGATGTTCTTTCACTCTGGGCAAGCTTCCTGTTAAACTGGCCCTAATGTGTTGGTCACTTACAGTTACATGCAAAGACATTGGGAGagtgatacaattttttttttttttggatctgtactccagagcattggatttgaaatacaGCAATGAATAGGAGATTAAATTATTGACTATCATCTTTAATTTGACGATATTTAATGAGataagataaaataagataagatagaCTGTATTAATCCCCAGGTGGGGAAATttgggtgttacagcagcagataatttacatccatatctaATGATCCATGAAGGAATTACAgacctttttatatatagttctACCATTTTAGGAGAGCAAACATGACTGGGCAAATCAACACAATATGAAATAGTcttcatatttagtactttgtggCAAGttctttgcatttgatgactgcctgaaatccgcaacccacagacatcactaGATGCTggatatcttccctggtgatgctctgccaggcctgtgctgcagccatcttcagttcctatTTATTTCTGGTGTGCTTTGCCTTCAGTCTTTTCTTCAGTAAGTGAAACACGTGTCTAACTGGATTCACCATTGGTATTTGACTTGACCAGTCAAGAACATTACACCTTTTGGCACTGAAAagctccttggttgctttagtagtatagagacacacacaaagtatgGTCACATTTCCTGCTTGACATTATATTTCTGAgatttttatgtgtatgtgcctgtattttaaaatacatcaaaGCTTTTCAGTTGTAACTCCTGCTCTCACCGCATGGGGGAGCTGTGGTTAAACAGGAGCTGTAGATTATTCATGGGGCTGTGTGAGGCTTCTTCTCTTGACAGAGAACATCCTACACAATGGAACACCACAAAAGTC
This window of the Anguilla anguilla isolate fAngAng1 chromosome 1, fAngAng1.pri, whole genome shotgun sequence genome carries:
- the LOC118220751 gene encoding uncharacterized protein LOC118220751, with the translated sequence MPQVLHFILFALSCTGSVSCSIVFARAGEDVTLSCQCSKGGGCYDQLVRWVRMNSEEVQIIDTKCEKSPCRFTSKRTDDIWVALTILQVESGDSGRYYCGEYLSSYLEFTDNGTVLTVGDVWTNSSELHLLNEWTGEGGSPELDWSEAQTSNSSQEFMSKWRYETKASDFLDVRHTELRCVATRLSAPWVNIYWRSTRESWEKTGQTSSLSATERGYRVESQLRIGLKVKSDWEDEDEDEYEYEHEYGYPDKMVEMDEELWCEVQVGVNVSVQSPKFSFRQRTHTDSEWCNGVLSGEIAFCVLCVCLLTLLIYHCLCHQHKGSEPSATEASPTLNSCRDVSSYITYAHLDIKKQLKTERRQRQKSRQKNSQEDRLVDSEVRYKCEERVLHG